ATACCAATCCAATGAAGGAACAATTTTCGCATTTGTTTGTTTATCGTGTTTGATCGAATCCTGCAGTTGAATTCACGTATCCACGGGCATGCCAATTTGTTATAGGAACGATTCTTTGTACACTATTTAATGAGTGAAAGCTATGCCATGATTGAACGTGAATTCCTAACATGTTGAACTCCAACGGTGCAGAGAAAGAGATGGTGAAGGATCCGACCAAGGTGAAACAGCTCGTGCTCAGGAAGTTTGGCAAAGCCTCGGACAAGATAAGGCGGGTATTTGAAGAAACCGAGTTAGAAAACATGGCGTGTGCACAAATAAGGTTCAGATATCCGTGGGAGATGCTATGGGGAAACATAAGCAAAGGCAACGTCTGTGTCCTTGGCGATGCGTTGCATCCCATGACACCCGAGATGGCCCAAGGCGGTTGCTCTGCTCTTGAAGATAGTGTTGTTTTAGCCAGGCTTTTGGCCGGGGCACTGAGGAGGAGTGATGGAGACAATGAGCACCGGGCAGTCTCAGAGGCGGTGGAGAATTTGGCGAGGGAGAGGGGTTGGAGATGCTTCGATCTGATTAGCTCCTCGTACATTGTTAGTTTCATGCAGCAAAGTGATGGGGTCTTGGTGCAGTTTTTGAGAGATAAGTTTATGACTAGAGTTGTGTTGAAGAGAGCTAGTTTTGACTGTGGTGATCTTGCTCTTGAGGTTTAATTGCAAGGCTATATATTTATGAGTATGTGAAGTCGAGACCAACTATATAAATTGACattattagatatttaaaaaaattaatttacttaaCATTTTCAACGTGAAACAACTCACGtgtaaatatttcaatagTGTCTCCCATCCGTTTTATTGTATGGAAGTGGCtttattgaatataaatactaTGTCTTCATCAAAGTTTTGTATTGTGGCACtcctttaatatttttttcatgttttcatagtcatatagtataatatgagtctcacttttataGCGAATACGTATACGTACTAAAATAAAACGTCAAAATAGATTATGCTACAATCTACGAGACTACAacctaaaatgacaaaataagtCAATATGTCGTGGACAAAGAGAGAATAAACAGAGGTAAAGCCATATATAATCTATACAGGTAAGATCGAATGAAACATTGATACAGAATGTCTTAAATTGGACtgtttaattatatacattcAAAATTGAACTCGTATAAATCAtttaaatgtcaaaaaaattactagcATGAAATAGAGGGAATGACAAATATGACTATAttgtaaatgaattaaatttgaaaaaaaatttaatagtaccCTGAAAGACTGGAATGACAAATATACCCCTACTCGTCATACTTCAAAAATCAGAGATCAGTCTATATTCTACTTTCTTCAAGGCTTGGAGAAAAAGAATCCCCAATTCGAACAATCCCTGCAGTTTGAAGGGTTTCTTCTTTTCCTATTGAATCGAATCTCAGGTTGTGGCTCAATCTCCCGCTTTTTAACTATCCACATCGAATTTCATCTTTTGGCTTTGTGAATTTCGggaaaatattcaattttgtattctGGCTTGCAGTGAAAGAAAGTAATCGGAACCCTAGCTTTTTTCCCATCCGTCCTTTATCTCAAGAATCACTATTTCACTCAATTTCAGGTAAAATCTGGTCAGTTTTAGTAAATCTACGATAGTTggatagaaataaaaaatggatcttCCTGcttttatttctgttttttatgCGACCATCATGTTTGCGTTGATTTCTCAGATTTTGGCGAAGATGACTCAAGATGTTGAGATGAAGGAGCAGCAGCCTGCCCCCGCTGCTGACAATTCCGTCTCGTTGATTTCGCCCTCCGTTCTTGAGCGTAAGTGCttgaattatatgtataaatcTGTAAATTTTCAGTGGATTATACTTGATTTTGGTGTAGAGATGCGTGTGTGCGTGTTTGTGtgcgagagagagagagagagggagctGGGTGTTGCAACTGTTTGGGCTTCTGATTGATAGTTATTGGAGGGATGAAGATATGAAGGATAGTTTTTGCTGTTGTAtacatgtttatgttttataatactaatacatTTGGTTTGTTTATATTAGAATTGAAGGACATAGCTGCTTTGATTGAGACGGGGGCTTACACACGTGAGGTTAGGAGGATTACGAGGGCTATCCGGTGGACAATTCAGATAAGGAAGAAGCTAAATGTGTCTGTGCTTTCTGCATTTCTGAATTCTGCATTCGCCCCTGGGTCTGAAGTGCATTCTCGCTTGGCGTCTTATATTCCTAAAGTAAGTCAGACCTGTTGGCTAATTTCTTCAACTTGTTTTTAAAGTTCAGTTTCTCATTGATGAAGTACGTAtgatttgttttagttttcattCAGTAATGCATTCTGACAATTTTGTGCATCACACATATATTGTTTGCCTGAGTTTCTGGATTCAAGAGGTTCATTGCTAATAagctggaaaaaaaaatttataccaACCAGCTGTATTTGTGTTGTTTCCATTTCTTATTGCAGCtatttcattcattcatattttaatggtCTATCCTGTTAAGCTCTTGACacaatattactactatattaggCGTATTAAAACCTATAATTCCACAACTACTAAGTGGTAAGATTTCCAAGAGAATGATGATGTGTCATTGCATCCTGCATCGATTCTATTACATGATTACATCTGGatttcatctttcttaatcTTATTGTCGTAAATTTCAGATTTCTAATGTGAAAAAAGTAACTATCTTGTCTAGAAAAGCATGGCATGGAGCAGTTGGTATTTCATACTGGCATTCTGTTTAATCAAAATGATGTTGAAATGGAAGATAAGGAATGTATATTACTTTCAATCATCTTCATCTACTGATGTTTCAGGAAGAGGATCAAGACATGGAAGTGGATATAGAAACATCTGCTACTCTTCCATCAAAGCACTCATTACCGGAGATTGAGATCTATTGCTATTTGCTTGTCCTAATATTTTTGATTGATCAGAAGAGATACGATGAGGTCTGTCCTGATGATTATGTTTCCAGAAAGGCTTGCGTAATGATAGATGCACTTATGCATGTTAActcattcaatttttgttataatCAGGCTAAGGCTTGTTCTTCAGCTAGTATTGCACGCATAAAGAATCTCAACAGGCGGACTATTGATGTCCTGGCATCCAGGCTCTACTTTTACTATTCTCTGAGCTATGAACTTACTGGTGATCTTGCTGAAATACGAGggtatgcttttttttttcagctaatttaatttttttctgcTGAACTTTAAAGCCGCTgcttaaaattttggaatcaACTTATGAGTAAGGAATAAAGTGGTGTGAATGTTATGTTTCtgttcttttgtttttagttatatattttattttttcatgaaatcCACATGGCATTTCTGATAATAACTTTCATTTATTAACAGCTCCTTGCATGCTTTGCATCGTACTGCTACTTTGCGCCATGATGAGCTGGGGCAGGTTTGTTTGTAATCGGGCTAACTAGTATTTTGTTTCTGATACTTTGATATCAGTGTTCTCATGATTGATGACATCATATAATGCAGGAGACACTTTTGAATCTGCTGTTGAGGAATTACCTCCATTACAACTTATATGATAAAGCGGAGAAATTAAGATCAAAGGCTCCTCGTTTTGAGGCTCACTCAAATCAGCAGGCAATTCTTTAAGCCTGTCCTTGCATAATTCAATATCTTATTAACATTGGATCAGGGATTTGTGCTCTACACCTTTTGACTATGTCATCCAAAATATTTATCGTTTTACCAGAACACCAGATGATATTTGTGTTCTACACCTTAAGAAGACAATTGGATTAGGgatttactttttatactgCTGTTTTTATTCTGCTGACTTGATATCTTCCAGTTTGCTATCCAAAATAGTTCTTGTTTTACTACACTTTACTAGAACATCAAATGGAATATGTAGTAAAAAACCATAGTGCAAAACGGATATGTGAGTGACAAATTACATGTCTTTGTGTGGAATGAGTCCTTGTttgcaaattttaataaactcAGAGCAACTAGGATTTGCAGATCTCAATAGACTTTAGAACAATTCTGGCCGAGCTTACTAGATTTCTTTACTTTCGAGTCTTTGAGATAATACCTAGTGGCTTTTAAAGTCTTCCTAATCGTCATGTATGCTATATTGATCATCAGATACTAAATGAGAAATGCTAATGCTGGATATCATTGATTCAGTAATGAATAGGTAGAACCATAgaaataagtactccctccatccctcaCTAAGTGAGGCAttacttttcggcacgggttttaagaagtGGAGTTTTGTGTTTAGtgtagagaataaagtaagatagatgaaaaagtagagagaaaaaagtaagagagagagtgccaaaaaaggaaatgactcactttGCTTGGGACATCCAAAAAAGGAATGTGAATCACTTAAAAGGGACAgggggagtattttttttttcctgctATAGCATTATTTTTGTGCTGGGGGATTCTTCTATTAATTTATGCTATAATGTAGCTTTTACTATGGTGACCTGCTGTTTCAATCTTACTTTTTTCGTGTGCAGTTCTGCCGATACCTCTTCTACCTTGGAAAAATCAGGACAATTCAGCTAGAATATACTGATGCCAAAGAGTCTCTCCTTCAAGCTGCAAGAAAAGCACCAGTTTCTGCTCTGGGTTTCCGAATCCTGTGCAACAAGTGGGCTGTGATTGTGCGATTGCTGCTTGGAGAGATTCCGGAAAGAACTGTTTTCATGCAGAAAGGAATGGAAAAGGCTCTTAGGCCATACTTTGAGCTCACAAATGTGAGTGTAAATTTGTTTCCTTATCTGTAAAGAACTTGAGACCATAATATCCTCTCAAACAGTTTAGCTTGACTAACTCATCTGTGTTTGGCATTCTAATATCTATTTCAGGCTGTTCGGATAGGAGATTTGGAGCTGTTCAAGACAGTGGCTGAGAAGTTCGCCAGCACCTTCAGCTCTGATGGAACCAACAATCTGATTGTCAGGCTACGGCACAATGTGATCAGGACTGGTTTACGCAACATTA
The genomic region above belongs to Salvia hispanica cultivar TCC Black 2014 chromosome 3, UniMelb_Shisp_WGS_1.0, whole genome shotgun sequence and contains:
- the LOC125213097 gene encoding probable 26S proteasome non-ATPase regulatory subunit 3 — its product is MTQDVEMKEQQPAPAADNSVSLISPSVLEQLKDIAALIETGAYTREVRRITRAIRWTIQIRKKLNVSVLSAFLNSAFAPGSEVHSRLASYIPKEEDQDMEVDIETSATLPSKHSLPEIEIYCYLLVLIFLIDQKRYDEAKACSSASIARIKNLNRRTIDVLASRLYFYYSLSYELTGDLAEIRGSLHALHRTATLRHDELGQETLLNLLLRNYLHYNLYDKAEKLRSKAPRFEAHSNQQFCRYLFYLGKIRTIQLEYTDAKESLLQAARKAPVSALGFRILCNKWAVIVRLLLGEIPERTVFMQKGMEKALRPYFELTNAVRIGDLELFKTVAEKFASTFSSDGTNNLIVRLRHNVIRTGLRNISISYSKISLADVAKKLRLDSPNPIADAESIVAKAIRDGAIDATLDHASGWMISKETGDIYSTNEPQIAFNSRIAFCLNMHNEAVRALRFPPNSDKEKESAEKRRERQQQEQELAKHIAEEDDDEF